One genomic region from Hirundo rustica isolate bHirRus1 chromosome 5, bHirRus1.pri.v3, whole genome shotgun sequence encodes:
- the DCK gene encoding deoxycytidine kinase isoform X3, producing the protein MMYEKPERWAFTFQTYACLSRIRAQLNALDGKLRDAQNPVVFFERSVYSDRYIFAANLYESDCMNETEWTIYQDWHDWINKQFGSRLALDGIIYLRATPEKCLNRIYLRGRDEEQEIPIEYLEKLHYKHESWLQHRTLRTDFDYLQEIPILTLDVNQDFKGKKDRCDHLIEKVKEFLSML; encoded by the exons ATGATGTATGAGAAGCCGGAGCGGTGGGCTTTCACCTTCCAGACGTACGCGTGCCTCAGCAGGATCCGGGCTCAGCTCAACGCCCTGGATGGCAAACTCCGGGACGCACAAAATCCCGTGGTGTTCTTCGAGCGCTCTGTCTATAGCGATAG GTACATCTTTGCTGCTAATTTATACGAGTCTGACTGCATGAACGAGACCGAGTGGACAATTTACCAGGACTGGCACGACTGGATAAACAAACAGTTTGGCTCGAGGCTGGCACTGGACGGGATCATTTATCTCCGAGCCACTCCTGAG aaaTGCTTGAATAGGATTTACTTGCGTGGAAGAGATGAAGAGCAAGAAATCCCCATTGAATATCTGGAGAAGCTTCACTACAAGCATGAAAGTTGGCTCCAGCACAGGACACTGCG AACAGATTTTGACTATCTACAGGAAATTCCGATTTTAACGCTCGATGTTAACCAAGACTTCAAAGGCAAAAAGGACAGATGTGATCATCTGATCGAAAAG